A window of the Dioscorea cayenensis subsp. rotundata cultivar TDr96_F1 chromosome 14, TDr96_F1_v2_PseudoChromosome.rev07_lg8_w22 25.fasta, whole genome shotgun sequence genome harbors these coding sequences:
- the LOC120275281 gene encoding secoisolariciresinol dehydrogenase-like, producing MATSSSSSSLAAKRLEGKVALITGGSRGIGECTARLFAKHGAKVIIADIEDQLGTSVCNDIGPDTACFIHCDVTVEDDIKNAVDLAVSKYGKLDIMFNNAGLINKARPLVDSEKSEFDKVMSVIVTGAYLGTKHAAQVMIPAKSGSIIATASVASVIGGTGTHAYTAAKHALVGLTKSAAVELGQFGVRVNCVSPYAVATKLLAGFTEFDQLEEDGFEKLMSLHANLKGPVLKAEDVAHAVLYLASDEAKYVSGHNLLVDGGFTIVNPSLLALDPAALPK from the exons ATGgcaacctcctcctcctcatcctccctTGCTGCAAAAAG GTTGGAAGGCAAGGTTGCATTGATAACAGGTGGATCAAGAGGCATCGGCGAGTGCACTGCTCGGCTCTTCGCAAAACATGGTGCAAAGGTCATAATCGCCGACATCGAGGATCAGCTCGGCACCTCTGTCTGCAATGACATCGGCCCTGACACTGCCTGCTTCATCCACTGTGATGTTACTGTCGAAGATGATATCAAGAATGCCGTTGACCTTGCTGTGTCTAAGTATGGCAAGCTCGACATCATGTTCAACAACGCCGGCCTCATCAACAAGGCAAGGCCATTGGTAGACAGCGAGAAGTCTGAATTCGATAAAGTTATGAGTGTTATAGTGACAGGCGCATACTTAGGAACAAAACATGCGGCGCAAGTCATGATCCCTGCAAAATCAGGGAGCATCATTGCCACGGCGAGTGTGGCATCAGTGATCGGCGGGACCGGGACACATGCGTACACCGCCGCGAAGCATGCACTCGTGGGGTTAACTAAGAGTGCTGCTGTGGAGCTCGGACAGTTTGGTGTGAGAGTGAATTGTGTTTCTCCCTATGCGGTGGCAACCAAGCTCTTGGCTGGATTTACCGAGTTTGATCAGCTTGAAGAGGATGGGTTTGAAAAGTTGATGAGTTTGCATGCTAATCTCAAAGGGCCTGTGTTGAAGGCCGAGGATGTGGCACATGCTGTGCTTTACTTGGCGAGTGATGAGGCTAAGTATGTGAGTGGACATAACCTTCTTGTGGATGGTGGTTTCACCATTGTTAATCCTTCTCTGCTTGCGCTTGACCCTGCTGCTTTGCCTAAGTGA